The Acidobacteriota bacterium genome has a segment encoding these proteins:
- a CDS encoding integrase: MTLHDLANEYVVLKRSSGSDFGSGAKILGAFARALGANTELPAIGKDQVLAFLNGSGPFTDYWRHKYYILAALYRYAISRGYATETPLPAYLPKRPASLVPYIYSRDEIRGLLDAANRYRKQGLHLEPDTFRAILLTLYGAALRISEAVNLNQADVDTHNAVLTIRETKFYKTRLVPVGSDLNRVLSNYWHRTLRCHGTRTDDAPFFVDRKGARLLLPTIRQAFSELRAMAGVRRSDGGRYQPRLHDLRHSSAVHRLTAWYAQGADVQRLLPRLSTYLGHYTVAATQKYLTMTPELLREASARFEKYVFGEVWHD, encoded by the coding sequence ATGACTCTCCATGATCTAGCAAATGAATATGTTGTTCTCAAAAGATCCTCTGGTTCCGACTTTGGTTCTGGGGCGAAGATTCTCGGTGCGTTCGCTCGGGCCCTGGGTGCCAACACTGAACTCCCGGCCATAGGCAAGGATCAGGTACTCGCCTTCCTAAATGGCAGCGGGCCGTTCACGGATTACTGGCGCCACAAATATTACATCCTGGCTGCCCTATATCGGTACGCGATCAGTCGAGGTTACGCGACCGAAACGCCCCTTCCCGCCTACCTTCCCAAGCGTCCAGCCTCATTGGTACCTTACATCTACTCCCGCGATGAAATTCGCGGCCTCCTCGACGCAGCGAATCGCTACCGAAAGCAGGGGTTGCACCTGGAACCGGATACCTTCCGGGCGATCCTGCTGACCCTCTACGGCGCCGCTCTCCGTATCAGTGAAGCTGTAAATCTCAACCAGGCTGACGTCGATACTCACAATGCCGTTCTAACCATCCGTGAGACTAAGTTTTACAAGACACGCCTCGTTCCTGTTGGATCAGATCTAAACCGGGTGCTGTCGAATTACTGGCATCGGACACTCCGCTGTCACGGAACCCGAACAGATGACGCGCCGTTTTTTGTCGATCGAAAAGGAGCCCGGCTTCTGTTGCCTACTATCCGGCAAGCGTTCTCTGAGCTTCGCGCCATGGCCGGTGTCAGGCGGTCGGACGGGGGCCGCTACCAACCGCGGCTCCATGACCTTCGCCATTCCTCGGCAGTCCACAGGTTGACTGCGTGGTACGCCCAAGGCGCGGACGTTCAGAGGCTTCTGCCGCGATTATCCACATACCTTGGGCATTACACCGTTGCCGCCACTCAGAAGTACCTGACTATGACGCCGGAGTTGCTCCGCGAAGCCTCGGCTCGATTTGAAAAATACGTATTTGGGGAGGTGTGGCATGACTGA
- a CDS encoding integrase codes for MTDHNQLGPWVRRFLLEHLVTDRNLARSTQQSYRDTLTRLLPLAASHAGVVVDQLQVSQVSPQIVRLFLKELEETHHCKPTTQNQRLAAIHALARFIGEHSAEHLDWCGQIRSIPFKKTTRPARTYLERPEMEALLKAPDTYTAQGCRDRALLLFLYNTGARAAEAAQVAIADLRLARDPQTDNSSVKIHGKGGRVRICPLWPQTAKELLPLISGRADGERAFLNRCRQPITRFGIHGLVRRYADKAAVAITTLKGKRVSPHSIRHSTATHLLRAGVDINTIRAWLGHVSVDTTNIYAEVDLEMKAKALAHCEIKGRSRGKRWRKNKGLMDFLKNL; via the coding sequence ATGACTGATCACAACCAGCTCGGTCCTTGGGTTCGTCGCTTCCTACTGGAGCACCTAGTGACTGACAGAAATCTGGCTCGCAGCACCCAGCAGAGCTACCGAGACACGCTAACCCGACTTCTTCCGCTCGCCGCATCTCATGCAGGTGTCGTGGTCGATCAACTTCAAGTTTCCCAAGTCAGCCCCCAGATTGTGCGACTATTCTTAAAGGAGCTTGAAGAAACGCATCACTGTAAACCGACGACGCAGAACCAGCGCCTTGCTGCGATCCACGCGCTCGCGCGCTTCATCGGCGAACACAGCGCGGAGCATTTGGATTGGTGCGGTCAAATACGAAGCATCCCCTTTAAGAAAACGACACGTCCGGCAAGGACTTACTTGGAAAGACCGGAGATGGAGGCACTGCTCAAGGCGCCCGACACCTACACGGCGCAGGGCTGTAGGGACCGCGCGCTGCTTCTTTTCCTATATAACACGGGGGCCCGTGCGGCCGAAGCCGCTCAAGTTGCCATCGCTGACCTTCGCCTCGCTCGCGATCCTCAAACAGACAACTCTTCGGTCAAAATCCACGGCAAAGGAGGAAGGGTGAGGATCTGTCCGCTCTGGCCTCAAACCGCAAAAGAACTGCTGCCTCTAATCTCCGGTCGAGCCGACGGGGAGCGAGCCTTCCTGAATCGCTGCCGCCAACCCATAACACGATTTGGCATTCATGGCTTGGTCAGGCGCTACGCCGACAAGGCCGCGGTTGCAATCACGACGCTGAAAGGCAAGCGGGTAAGTCCGCACTCTATTCGTCACTCCACAGCCACCCATTTGCTTCGCGCCGGCGTCGATATCAATACGATTCGCGCGTGGCTCGGCCATGTATCCGTAGACACTACTAATATTTATGCGGAGGTTGATTTGGAGATGAAGGCCAAGGCCCTTGCTCATTGCGAAATCAAGGGACGGAGCCGTGGGAAGCGATGGCGGAAAAACAAAGGGCTGATGGATTTCCTCAAGAACCTGTGA
- a CDS encoding efflux RND transporter permease subunit yields the protein MLSAIVRTALRRKGIILALAAALLGYGVYTLTRAKYDVFPEFAPPVVSIQTEAPGLSPEQVELLVTQPIEFAINGVTGIQSLMSKSIQGISLVNVVFEPNSNVYLDRQLVAEQLATVETSLPAGVHAPIMTPLTSSTADVLELGLTSETRSLMQLRTVADWVVRPTLRAVPGVANVSIFGGQVKQYQVQFIPQRLVQYDLSVNDVLAAARRATGLRGAGFIETANQRFILHPEGQSVTAGELASTVLIHENGANVTLGQVAHVVEGPAPPIGAATVMGKPGIILAVSEQYGANTLQVTQSLDDALNGLRPALARQGIRVYPALFRPANFIETALSNIRSSLTTGAILVIVVIFLFLFDFRTAAISCTAIPLSLLAAVTVMEHMGFTLNTMTLGGLAIAIGEVVDDAVIDVENILRRLRENRHAENPRPAIRVVFDASIEVRSAVVYATFAVVLVFIPILMMSGIPGALFRALGTAYILSVLASLLVALTVTPVLSMTLLSRKTLAKEEPPFVRWLKAGYRRVLMVVERAPVLVIAGATVLTVLGLAALPTFRSTFLPDFAEGHYIVHMTDVPGTSLNESVRIGNQVTAALLKVPYVRRVAQKAGRAALLETRGPYASEIGVDLKPGLNGKQNRAALAGIRQAIKKFPGLTFTVNTFLAERMEEILSGYTAAVVLNIYGPNLDVLDQESQRVANVLRSVPGARAVQIQSPPGTPQVAIKLRHQRLARWGFDPLSAFDAIQTAFGGLNVGQVYQSNQVFNVTVVLDPAERQDPPDVASLLLQSPAGNYVSLGQLADVYETSGRYVILHNGGRRVQTITLNVSGRAVNSFVQQAQQEIQSKVKLPADTYFEFTGTAQAQAKSRRQLMVNSVLAGLLIILLLSIVMMNYRNLLLVLANLPFALVGGILAVFITSRSLSLGSLIGFITLFGITLRNSIMLISHYEHLVSEEGMSWGLEAAIRGASERLAPILMTATVTGLGLLPLAIGSGDPGREIEGPMAIVILGGLLTSTALNLLVLPTLALRFGKFEKAIELGL from the coding sequence ATGCTGAGTGCCATTGTTCGTACCGCTCTGCGACGCAAGGGAATCATCCTGGCGCTGGCCGCTGCGCTCCTGGGCTACGGGGTTTACACGCTGACCCGCGCCAAGTATGACGTGTTTCCTGAGTTCGCGCCCCCTGTCGTCTCGATTCAGACCGAAGCCCCCGGCCTTTCACCCGAACAGGTCGAACTGCTCGTGACCCAACCGATCGAATTCGCCATCAACGGCGTCACAGGAATCCAGTCACTGATGTCGAAATCCATTCAGGGCATTTCACTTGTAAACGTGGTATTTGAACCGAACAGCAACGTTTACTTGGACCGGCAGTTGGTGGCCGAGCAACTGGCAACGGTCGAAACCAGCTTGCCTGCCGGGGTCCATGCGCCCATCATGACGCCGCTCACCAGCTCAACCGCTGATGTTCTGGAATTAGGGCTAACTTCTGAGACCCGGTCCCTGATGCAACTGAGGACCGTCGCTGATTGGGTGGTCCGGCCCACGCTGCGGGCTGTCCCCGGCGTGGCGAACGTTTCCATCTTCGGCGGCCAAGTCAAGCAATACCAGGTTCAATTCATTCCCCAACGTCTCGTTCAATACGACCTCAGCGTGAACGACGTTTTGGCAGCAGCTCGCCGAGCGACCGGCCTGCGTGGCGCCGGCTTCATCGAGACAGCCAACCAGCGGTTCATCCTTCACCCGGAAGGTCAGTCGGTCACCGCCGGGGAGTTGGCCTCTACGGTCCTCATCCACGAGAACGGCGCCAACGTGACGCTGGGCCAGGTGGCGCATGTGGTCGAAGGCCCGGCGCCACCCATCGGCGCAGCCACGGTCATGGGGAAGCCTGGCATCATCTTGGCAGTCTCCGAGCAATACGGAGCGAATACATTGCAGGTCACCCAGAGTCTTGACGATGCGCTCAACGGGCTTCGTCCCGCGCTCGCCCGCCAGGGCATCCGGGTGTACCCGGCGCTTTTTCGCCCGGCCAATTTTATCGAAACGGCGCTTTCCAACATCCGCTCTTCGCTCACGACCGGGGCGATTCTGGTGATCGTGGTCATTTTTCTTTTTCTCTTTGATTTTCGAACGGCGGCCATCTCCTGCACGGCCATCCCGCTTTCGCTCCTCGCGGCGGTCACAGTGATGGAGCACATGGGCTTCACGCTCAACACCATGACGCTTGGCGGCCTCGCTATTGCCATCGGCGAGGTCGTGGATGACGCGGTGATTGACGTGGAAAACATCCTTCGGCGTCTGCGCGAAAACCGCCACGCCGAAAATCCACGGCCCGCCATTCGCGTGGTTTTCGACGCCTCCATCGAGGTCCGCAGCGCCGTCGTCTATGCGACATTTGCCGTCGTGCTGGTCTTTATCCCGATTTTGATGATGAGTGGTATTCCGGGTGCGCTCTTCCGCGCGCTCGGAACTGCCTATATCCTTTCAGTGCTGGCTTCGCTGCTCGTCGCCCTGACCGTCACACCGGTTCTTTCGATGACACTCCTCAGCCGGAAGACCCTTGCGAAAGAAGAGCCTCCGTTTGTGCGATGGCTCAAGGCGGGCTACCGCCGCGTGCTGATGGTGGTCGAGCGGGCGCCGGTCCTGGTCATCGCAGGCGCGACCGTGCTGACCGTGCTCGGGCTCGCTGCGCTGCCGACGTTCCGCTCGACCTTTCTGCCTGACTTCGCTGAGGGGCATTACATCGTTCACATGACCGACGTGCCGGGGACGTCGCTCAATGAATCGGTTCGGATCGGTAATCAAGTCACGGCCGCCCTGCTGAAGGTTCCCTACGTTCGCCGGGTCGCACAAAAAGCCGGCAGGGCGGCGCTCCTCGAGACCCGCGGACCCTACGCCAGCGAGATTGGCGTAGATCTCAAGCCAGGCCTCAATGGCAAGCAGAATAGGGCGGCGCTGGCAGGCATTCGTCAAGCGATCAAAAAGTTTCCGGGACTCACGTTTACGGTCAACACGTTTCTGGCGGAGAGAATGGAGGAGATTCTCTCGGGCTATACCGCCGCCGTGGTGCTCAATATTTACGGCCCGAACCTGGATGTTCTCGACCAGGAATCTCAGCGGGTGGCTAATGTCCTCCGCTCCGTGCCCGGCGCGCGGGCGGTCCAGATTCAATCGCCTCCTGGAACCCCGCAGGTAGCCATCAAGCTCCGCCACCAAAGGCTCGCTCGCTGGGGCTTTGACCCGCTTTCCGCGTTCGATGCCATTCAAACCGCCTTTGGCGGGCTCAATGTAGGCCAGGTGTATCAAAGCAACCAAGTGTTCAACGTCACGGTCGTTCTCGATCCCGCCGAGCGCCAGGACCCTCCGGATGTCGCCTCCCTGCTGCTTCAAAGCCCCGCCGGAAATTATGTTTCTCTCGGCCAGCTTGCCGATGTTTATGAAACGTCCGGGCGCTACGTCATCCTGCACAATGGTGGTCGGAGAGTGCAGACCATTACGCTGAACGTTTCGGGCCGCGCCGTGAATTCCTTCGTCCAGCAGGCCCAGCAGGAAATCCAGTCCAAAGTGAAGCTCCCTGCCGACACGTATTTTGAATTCACCGGCACCGCCCAAGCCCAGGCCAAATCGCGCCGGCAACTGATGGTTAACTCGGTTCTGGCGGGTTTGCTCATCATCTTGCTGCTTTCCATCGTGATGATGAATTACCGCAATCTTCTGCTCGTCCTGGCCAATTTACCGTTTGCGCTGGTGGGGGGAATCCTTGCTGTCTTCATCACCAGCCGGTCGCTTTCTCTCGGCTCGCTGATCGGCTTCATCACGCTGTTCGGCATTACGTTGCGCAATTCGATCATGCTCATCTCGCACTATGAGCATCTCGTTTCAGAAGAGGGGATGTCCTGGGGCCTGGAGGCTGCCATCCGGGGAGCTTCGGAGCGCTTGGCGCCGATTCTTATGACAGCAACTGTCACCGGCTTGGGTCTCCTGCCCTTAGCGATTGGCAGCGGGGATCCGGGGCGCGAGATCGAGGGCCCCATGGCGATTGTTATCCTTGGGGGGCTTCTCACTTCGACTGCTCTCAACCTCCTTGTCCTGCCGACGCTAGCGTTACGTTTCGGGAAGTTTGAAAAGGCCATCGAATTGGGACTGTAG
- a CDS encoding integrase has product MLEKLYTHSYVVKYIEAPLFPERDRFLAHRAEAGYSHSSLKLAANYQLKVMAYLKLSGERPVTLEEIDEAAQRWASRQPLLHLQLSRYRFTHQATEWLKFLGWLKAPAPTAHPYAQVISQFSQFMRDERGFAPVTIELRRKVVRNFLDHLWNRHIDLRNLSIKHLDQIVVSRFEEKRWSRRTMKANLEVLRAFLAYGEQRGLCPSGLAAQIIAPRIYKGENLPAGPDWETVRRLCASTQTNRPADIRDRAILLLLAVYGLRASEVQRLTLDDIDWEKQRIQVRRSKSPERADVYPLAEDLAEAILRYVRQVRPRTQFREVFIRLSAPLRPFTPHAIGVMVRRRLKPMGVRLKWYGAHSLRHACACRLLAEGLSMKEIGDHLGHRSVFSTAIYAKLDLHALREVANLSLEGLL; this is encoded by the coding sequence ATGCTAGAGAAGCTGTATACCCACTCTTACGTTGTCAAGTACATCGAAGCGCCGCTATTCCCCGAGCGCGATCGTTTTCTTGCCCATCGCGCGGAGGCCGGTTACAGCCATTCTTCGCTGAAGCTCGCCGCCAACTACCAGTTGAAGGTGATGGCTTACCTAAAGTTGTCAGGGGAAAGGCCCGTCACACTTGAGGAAATAGATGAGGCCGCCCAACGCTGGGCGTCTCGGCAACCGCTGCTGCACCTTCAATTGTCTCGATACCGATTCACACATCAGGCGACCGAATGGCTAAAATTCTTGGGCTGGTTAAAAGCACCCGCACCCACGGCGCATCCTTACGCCCAGGTCATATCCCAGTTTTCCCAATTCATGCGCGATGAGAGAGGTTTTGCACCTGTAACCATCGAATTGCGACGCAAGGTAGTTCGGAACTTTCTGGACCATCTTTGGAATAGGCACATAGATCTGCGCAATCTCTCAATTAAGCATCTCGATCAGATTGTCGTATCTCGGTTTGAGGAGAAGCGGTGGTCCCGAAGAACCATGAAGGCAAATTTGGAGGTCCTGCGTGCATTTCTCGCGTACGGAGAGCAGCGAGGCTTGTGTCCTTCGGGCTTGGCTGCTCAGATAATCGCTCCCCGAATATATAAAGGTGAGAATCTACCCGCTGGCCCTGATTGGGAAACCGTTAGGCGGTTGTGCGCAAGCACTCAAACCAACCGGCCTGCTGACATTCGCGACAGGGCTATTCTCCTCTTACTCGCCGTCTACGGCTTGCGGGCGAGCGAAGTCCAGAGGCTGACGCTGGACGATATCGATTGGGAGAAACAAAGAATTCAAGTCCGCCGGTCCAAATCGCCGGAGAGGGCCGATGTGTATCCTCTCGCGGAAGACCTCGCCGAGGCGATCCTACGTTACGTCAGGCAAGTCAGGCCACGTACTCAATTTCGGGAGGTCTTCATCAGACTATCGGCACCTCTCCGTCCATTTACTCCGCACGCGATCGGGGTGATGGTCAGGCGACGGCTGAAGCCTATGGGAGTTCGTCTGAAATGGTACGGGGCGCATTCTCTTCGACATGCTTGCGCCTGCCGACTCCTGGCCGAAGGACTATCCATGAAGGAGATCGGCGATCATCTCGGCCATCGCAGCGTTTTTTCAACCGCGATATACGCCAAACTGGACCTCCACGCGCTGCGTGAGGTGGCGAATCTCTCATTGGAGGGCTTACTATGA
- a CDS encoding DUF87 domain-containing protein — MKSGRNHEQPPLLQDAGAIVAFIIFGLVSLVWYIARSRYLLTDRQCAEAFCYFIILAVGSFCGVLVIATARSRREQQWPHPFLAISPRRDARTCRKAWQQNSVVLGYAVHGKPWLWPDRIRVLQGLVLGLTGMGKTTLLKSIITQDLMRVIDTPEGPKRMPILILDGKGEHEFFEELLPYIHRAGRLDDLQILDPSRPDISARYNPFSCTADDYMPVVNMVFGSFNLHDEFFSKHQLVYLGDIVRVLVYTGCKFNFYDVLVMAIDREVLKEQVEKAIHEIERTPNITLQRRLNFEMSVKNLYQSFQDRERVEKIQGMLNECMTFLDDELSIITGTYDDVLSLDEVIEKGQILFISLNVNKNTEPVKALGKMLLQNVQLVVGKRYEKGGARAGSRPMTSIIMDEFAPFGYANFAHILQTARGTNTSFLFSMQSVPQLLRVGKGFKEEVTSAANTIITFKTHDETTADYFLQASALHPVTKRTRSVRRLKFFGYEKYEETGHATEREDMETRAMDMHIKNLPKGQVELLMTDEIEGTLHTTLSVRPPADIWKEGFAPEVFPRLLQSRADSTKGAHLRFKNLEMANRHGRRANLGWGSGAL; from the coding sequence ATGAAAAGCGGCCGTAACCATGAGCAGCCTCCGTTGCTTCAGGATGCCGGCGCAATCGTGGCCTTCATTATCTTTGGCCTAGTCAGCCTGGTTTGGTATATCGCGCGCTCGCGGTATCTCCTTACCGACCGGCAATGCGCGGAAGCCTTCTGTTATTTCATCATTCTCGCTGTCGGGTCCTTCTGTGGAGTCTTGGTCATTGCGACAGCCCGCTCGCGGCGGGAGCAGCAATGGCCTCACCCTTTTCTCGCCATCTCGCCGCGCCGGGATGCGCGCACCTGCCGGAAGGCTTGGCAGCAGAATTCCGTGGTCCTTGGCTACGCCGTGCACGGGAAACCATGGCTCTGGCCTGACCGCATTCGCGTGCTGCAAGGCTTGGTGCTCGGGCTAACCGGTATGGGTAAGACCACCTTGCTCAAGAGCATCATCACGCAGGACCTGATGCGGGTGATTGACACGCCCGAAGGGCCAAAGCGCATGCCGATTCTAATCCTCGATGGCAAGGGGGAGCACGAGTTTTTCGAGGAGTTGCTGCCTTACATCCATCGGGCGGGACGGCTCGACGACCTGCAGATCCTCGATCCCTCTCGCCCCGATATCTCGGCGCGGTATAACCCCTTCTCCTGCACGGCCGACGACTACATGCCGGTCGTCAATATGGTCTTTGGCTCCTTTAATCTGCATGACGAGTTTTTCTCGAAACACCAGCTCGTCTATTTGGGGGACATCGTTCGTGTCCTGGTCTACACCGGCTGCAAATTCAACTTTTACGACGTCCTGGTCATGGCGATTGACCGTGAAGTGTTGAAGGAACAAGTCGAAAAGGCCATCCACGAGATCGAACGCACGCCCAACATCACCTTGCAGAGGCGGCTCAACTTCGAGATGTCGGTGAAGAATCTCTATCAGTCCTTCCAGGACCGCGAGCGCGTCGAGAAGATTCAGGGCATGCTCAACGAGTGCATGACCTTTTTGGACGACGAGCTCTCGATCATCACCGGGACTTACGATGACGTGTTGTCGCTCGACGAGGTGATTGAGAAGGGTCAAATCCTCTTTATCAGCCTCAACGTGAACAAGAACACAGAGCCCGTCAAGGCGCTCGGGAAGATGTTGTTGCAGAACGTCCAGCTGGTTGTCGGTAAGCGCTACGAGAAGGGCGGCGCTCGGGCGGGCAGCCGTCCGATGACCAGCATCATCATGGATGAATTCGCCCCCTTTGGCTACGCCAACTTCGCGCACATCTTGCAGACCGCCCGCGGGACAAACACCTCTTTCCTGTTCTCCATGCAAAGCGTCCCGCAATTGCTCCGCGTCGGCAAGGGATTCAAGGAGGAAGTCACCTCAGCGGCGAACACCATCATCACTTTTAAGACGCATGACGAGACGACGGCGGACTACTTCCTGCAGGCTTCGGCCCTGCACCCGGTGACCAAGCGCACGCGGTCCGTACGCCGGCTGAAATTCTTTGGCTATGAGAAGTATGAGGAGACCGGCCACGCCACGGAGCGGGAAGACATGGAGACCCGGGCGATGGACATGCACATCAAGAACCTGCCCAAAGGCCAGGTGGAATTGCTGATGACGGACGAAATCGAGGGCACTCTGCATACGACGCTCAGCGTCCGGCCGCCCGCCGATATTTGGAAAGAGGGGTTCGCGCCGGAAGTGTTCCCGCGACTCCTCCAGTCGCGAGCTGACTCGACCAAGGGCGCCCATCTGCGGTTTAAGAATCTGGAGATGGCGAACCGCCACGGCAGGCGGGCAAACCTCGGGTGGGGCTCGGGGGCTTTATGA
- a CDS encoding AAA family ATPase has protein sequence MFYLFELAVRAYIAALKWALRSVAAIFLGIRDSLLWAYQSVREKPLLLIGLLAVLIPIAILVKVGRREWFLNWPVMFFAALALYGALKSPFSGAPSFLRKIVKLGIASCLILGWSMLLRWELLIASLGLTRRDTFWPWLIGNICFAAAVAWILFEETVISLTGRRSEALVPRQSSSRRIRFADVGGMEQAKRQIRELVESRLNPGKYRKYGVIRNGILLHGPQGSGKTFLAEATAGEFRLRFYYVSCPQLQSIWKGETSRNIRDEFAQAMHRKPVLFFVDELDSLGGSRQTGAGRGDPTGSGREFNTIVTQLMQCIDQYRPMEGFVLMAATNLLDGLDPALIREGRFDLKIRLGLPDEATRLKILESQLSKRPYRRFDLREFARRTPGASAARLKALVDRAASSAAAEGRKIEEADLRRAIEATGGKDRPLIHAANRNDLVLEEDVARDLRTLVQLLDDPEAAQRMRLPLPTGLLLLGPPGTGKTMIARLIASETRRSFYPLTAADVLGGNVGDSVKRISQVFVRAKENSPSLIFLDEMDSLLPRATALTSQHDIQVTEQFLIEISNLQPEQNVFLVGTTNHPDNIDPRVLRGGRFSEKIEIGLPGRRNRERLLRKYLDGVALAPDAGIVTLAERLPDLSPADLEAITKTARRFAFNRAPDGAELPPLVWADFEKAVQRVRGAVLPQ, from the coding sequence GTGTTTTACCTCTTCGAGCTTGCCGTCAGGGCTTACATCGCCGCTTTGAAGTGGGCGCTTCGAAGCGTCGCGGCGATATTCCTCGGCATACGAGACTCCCTCCTCTGGGCATACCAAAGCGTCCGTGAAAAACCCTTACTGCTTATTGGCCTTCTGGCTGTACTTATTCCGATCGCCATCCTGGTGAAAGTAGGGCGCCGGGAGTGGTTTCTGAATTGGCCTGTGATGTTTTTTGCGGCGCTGGCACTTTACGGGGCGCTCAAGTCGCCGTTCTCTGGAGCGCCGTCGTTTCTCAGAAAAATAGTAAAACTCGGCATCGCTTCTTGCCTCATCCTTGGTTGGAGCATGTTGCTCAGGTGGGAACTGCTGATCGCAAGTCTTGGGCTTACGCGACGCGACACTTTTTGGCCGTGGCTCATCGGAAATATTTGTTTTGCGGCAGCGGTCGCGTGGATTCTTTTCGAGGAGACCGTCATTTCGCTCACCGGTCGTCGCTCGGAAGCTCTGGTGCCACGCCAGAGTAGTTCTCGCAGGATTCGATTCGCCGACGTGGGCGGGATGGAGCAAGCGAAACGGCAGATCCGGGAACTTGTCGAAAGCCGCCTCAATCCTGGAAAATATCGAAAATACGGCGTGATTCGCAATGGAATTCTCCTTCATGGGCCCCAAGGCAGCGGAAAGACGTTTCTCGCCGAGGCGACGGCGGGAGAGTTTAGATTGCGTTTTTATTACGTTTCCTGCCCTCAGCTTCAGAGTATCTGGAAGGGAGAAACTTCGCGGAATATCAGGGACGAGTTCGCCCAGGCGATGCATCGGAAACCCGTGCTCTTCTTTGTGGACGAATTGGATTCACTCGGCGGATCGCGGCAAACCGGCGCAGGGCGCGGCGATCCAACGGGATCCGGACGGGAGTTCAACACGATAGTAACCCAGCTCATGCAGTGTATTGACCAATACCGGCCGATGGAAGGGTTTGTGTTAATGGCAGCCACCAATCTGCTTGATGGGCTCGACCCGGCCCTAATCCGCGAGGGCCGTTTTGACCTGAAGATTCGACTGGGTCTTCCGGACGAAGCCACCCGGCTCAAGATCCTCGAATCCCAGCTTTCAAAGAGACCCTACCGGCGTTTCGATTTGCGGGAGTTTGCCCGGCGCACGCCGGGAGCAAGCGCGGCGAGGCTGAAGGCTTTGGTCGATCGCGCGGCGTCGAGCGCCGCAGCCGAGGGCCGCAAGATTGAAGAAGCCGATCTGCGTCGAGCGATTGAAGCAACCGGGGGCAAAGACCGGCCCTTGATCCATGCTGCCAATCGGAATGACCTTGTTCTCGAGGAAGACGTCGCGCGCGACCTTCGCACCTTGGTCCAGCTTCTCGACGATCCGGAGGCGGCCCAAAGAATGCGTCTACCTCTGCCTACGGGGCTGTTGCTCCTCGGGCCGCCGGGCACCGGCAAGACCATGATTGCCCGGCTGATCGCCAGCGAGACGCGCCGCAGTTTTTACCCGTTGACCGCCGCGGACGTGCTCGGCGGGAATGTCGGGGATTCAGTGAAGCGGATTTCGCAGGTATTTGTTCGGGCCAAGGAAAACAGCCCGTCTCTGATTTTCCTCGACGAGATGGATAGCCTGCTTCCTCGGGCGACAGCGCTCACGAGCCAGCATGACATCCAGGTCACCGAGCAATTCCTCATAGAGATCAGCAACTTACAGCCCGAGCAAAACGTTTTTCTGGTAGGCACCACCAATCATCCGGACAACATCGACCCTCGCGTACTGCGAGGCGGAAGGTTCTCGGAGAAGATTGAGATCGGCCTGCCGGGCCGTCGGAATCGGGAGCGTCTGCTTCGGAAGTACCTGGACGGCGTAGCTCTCGCCCCGGATGCAGGCATTGTCACGCTCGCCGAGCGGCTCCCGGACCTCTCCCCCGCCGATCTTGAAGCGATCACGAAAACTGCCCGGCGCTTTGCCTTCAACCGTGCGCCGGACGGCGCCGAGCTTCCGCCTCTCGTCTGGGCAGACTTCGAAAAGGCTGTTCAGCGGGTCCGAGGCGCGGTCCTTCCGCAGTAA
- a CDS encoding ribonuclease HI, with protein sequence MREVTIVTDGSCIGNPGPGGWACILRCGNEARELSGSNGETTSNRMELMAAIEGLRALKAPCLVHLVSFCVGTQKLTSVVSAVLLWPSRGHRTSVEFCGSRGHISESLLSRADHE encoded by the coding sequence ATGCGTGAAGTAACCATCGTGACGGATGGAAGTTGTATTGGAAACCCCGGCCCTGGCGGCTGGGCTTGTATTCTCCGTTGTGGGAACGAGGCACGTGAGCTGAGCGGCAGCAATGGAGAAACAACTTCCAACCGCATGGAGTTGATGGCTGCTATCGAAGGGCTGCGTGCACTGAAGGCGCCATGCCTCGTACATTTGGTCAGCTTCTGTGTTGGAACACAGAAGCTGACTTCTGTTGTTTCCGCCGTTCTGTTGTGGCCGTCGCGTGGGCACCGCACTAGTGTCGAGTTTTGCGGCTCAAGAGGCCACATAAGTGAAAGCCTCTTGAGCCGCGCTGACCACGAATAG